From a single Hymenobacter sp. YIM 151500-1 genomic region:
- a CDS encoding PAS domain S-box protein, whose product MTTNDPSESAHPYANPHEALRDLRQQAERRQLVTQGLPADVSAEVQRLVQELQVHQIELEMQYEELLLAQVDAETSRARYVDLYEFAPVGYCSLRPDGTIEQLNLRASQLLGTVRQHLLGRRLALFVNLTHRTAFADFVQAVLTSEQRQTTVLEMRRDDGTPFVAHLEGTVAPNPAHLEEPRCNLALLDITEQHRTQQALALSEQRFRTLFEANSDGMLLMRDNRFANCNQAALHLLALPDKSRLLGQPATAFSPEIQPGGQHSAVLAEAYWQQALRIGHCRFEWVRLRSTGEELWTDILLTVIPETGSNSPLVHATWRDITEPKRAAALVRESQERLRDALQASAMGVIDWNLTTDQLYWDERAQAIFGHPFRNNPVPSEEVLARVHPDDQGRLLELITNLRPGQTALETEYRVLAGPDEAVRHVTMTGRVLTDEARRGGRLLGLVRDITARREAEQELSYKNRLLEHIVANMPVVLGRLSPQGEYLELVGQGLRRVGVQDNQLVGRSVFDVFPTLIEPTRQLLAGQQINFLGSAEYQGQAVYFQNYGFFDQQRQQGVVFAIDVTESEQRRLQLQHERDLIQGLLAHSVDGIIALDAQGRVLAWNQAAERLSGLAAGQVLGLSLPEVSQLLGQPAPDALQALVERVLGGEDFARLGYYSSRSGGVWLDLYARPLPLPEGAGALLVLHDVTEQTRLQAEATQLKVRQQQLVLEAVLKAQEEERRRIAESLHNGVGQLLYATKLSMASLAPTEPVQASQRLLEEAIRATRTISFELTPGILADFGLEAALQDLVKRIPPHQLAVDLNLHGLQEPLPATLQIALYRMVQELLNNVMKHAQAREVFVEVSRADGQVYVCVEDDGVGFEPEHVTQSRQGLGLASIRSRVELLGGTLSIRSRPGHGTGISFQAPVPAPSPPGNEPLVMPAAA is encoded by the coding sequence ATGACAACCAACGACCCTAGCGAATCGGCGCACCCGTACGCCAACCCCCACGAGGCCCTGCGCGACCTGCGCCAGCAGGCCGAGCGCCGCCAGCTAGTAACGCAAGGTCTGCCAGCCGACGTCTCGGCTGAGGTACAGCGCCTGGTGCAGGAGCTGCAAGTACACCAGATTGAGCTGGAAATGCAGTACGAGGAGCTGTTGCTGGCCCAGGTTGACGCCGAAACGTCGCGGGCCCGCTACGTCGACCTCTACGAGTTTGCGCCGGTGGGCTACTGCTCCCTGCGCCCCGATGGCACCATCGAGCAGCTCAACCTGCGGGCCAGCCAGCTGCTGGGCACCGTGCGCCAGCACTTGCTGGGCCGCCGGCTGGCTTTGTTCGTAAACCTGACCCACCGCACCGCCTTCGCTGATTTTGTGCAGGCCGTGCTAACCTCTGAGCAGCGCCAGACCACCGTGCTGGAAATGCGCCGCGACGATGGCACCCCCTTCGTGGCCCATCTGGAAGGCACGGTGGCGCCTAACCCGGCTCATCTGGAAGAACCCCGGTGCAACCTGGCCCTGCTCGACATCACGGAGCAGCATCGCACCCAGCAAGCCCTGGCCCTGAGCGAGCAACGCTTCCGGACCCTGTTTGAAGCCAACAGCGACGGGATGCTGCTTATGCGCGACAACCGCTTCGCGAACTGCAACCAAGCCGCGCTGCACCTGCTGGCACTCCCCGACAAAAGCCGGCTGCTGGGCCAGCCGGCTACCGCTTTCTCGCCCGAAATCCAGCCCGGCGGCCAACACTCGGCGGTGTTGGCCGAAGCCTACTGGCAGCAGGCCCTGCGCATTGGCCACTGCCGCTTCGAGTGGGTACGGCTGCGCAGCACTGGCGAGGAGCTCTGGACCGACATTCTGCTCACCGTTATTCCCGAAACCGGCAGCAACTCGCCCCTGGTGCACGCCACCTGGCGCGACATCACCGAGCCGAAGCGGGCCGCTGCCCTGGTGCGCGAAAGCCAGGAGCGCCTGCGAGATGCCCTGCAAGCCTCGGCCATGGGCGTGATTGACTGGAACCTGACCACCGACCAGCTGTACTGGGACGAGCGGGCCCAGGCCATCTTCGGCCATCCATTCCGGAACAACCCCGTGCCTTCGGAGGAGGTACTGGCGCGGGTGCATCCCGACGACCAGGGCCGCCTGCTGGAATTGATAACCAACCTGCGCCCCGGCCAGACGGCTCTGGAAACCGAGTACCGCGTGCTGGCGGGCCCCGACGAGGCCGTGCGCCACGTAACCATGACCGGCCGGGTGCTCACCGACGAAGCTCGCCGGGGCGGGCGCCTGCTGGGCTTGGTGCGCGACATCACGGCCCGCCGCGAAGCCGAGCAGGAGCTGAGCTACAAAAACCGCCTGCTGGAGCACATCGTGGCCAACATGCCCGTGGTGCTGGGCCGCCTCTCGCCCCAGGGCGAGTACCTGGAGCTGGTAGGGCAGGGGCTGCGCCGCGTGGGCGTGCAGGACAATCAGCTGGTCGGCCGTAGCGTGTTCGACGTGTTTCCGACCTTGATCGAGCCCACCCGCCAGCTGCTGGCCGGCCAACAAATCAACTTCCTGGGCTCGGCCGAGTACCAGGGCCAGGCCGTGTACTTCCAGAACTACGGCTTCTTCGACCAGCAGCGCCAGCAGGGCGTGGTGTTTGCCATCGACGTGACGGAATCGGAGCAGCGGCGCCTGCAATTGCAGCACGAGCGGGACCTTATCCAGGGCCTGCTCGCGCACAGCGTCGACGGCATCATTGCCCTGGACGCCCAGGGGCGGGTGCTGGCCTGGAACCAGGCCGCCGAGCGGCTCTCGGGCCTGGCGGCCGGGCAAGTGCTGGGCCTGAGCCTCCCGGAGGTGTCGCAGCTGCTGGGCCAGCCGGCCCCCGATGCCCTGCAAGCCCTGGTGGAGCGGGTTCTGGGCGGCGAGGACTTTGCGCGCCTGGGCTACTACAGCAGCCGGTCCGGCGGCGTGTGGCTCGACCTCTATGCCCGGCCGCTGCCCCTGCCCGAGGGCGCCGGGGCCTTGCTCGTGCTCCACGACGTAACCGAGCAAACCCGCCTCCAGGCCGAGGCCACCCAGCTCAAGGTCCGCCAGCAGCAGCTGGTGCTGGAAGCCGTTCTGAAAGCCCAGGAAGAGGAGCGCCGCCGCATTGCCGAAAGCCTGCACAACGGCGTGGGGCAGCTGCTGTACGCCACCAAGCTGAGCATGGCCAGCCTGGCCCCAACCGAGCCCGTGCAGGCCAGCCAGCGCCTGCTCGAGGAAGCCATCCGGGCCACGCGCACCATTTCGTTTGAGCTGACGCCGGGCATCCTGGCAGACTTTGGGCTGGAAGCGGCCCTACAGGACCTGGTAAAGCGCATTCCGCCCCACCAGTTGGCCGTCGACCTGAACCTGCACGGCTTGCAAGAGCCCCTGCCCGCCACGCTCCAGATAGCCTTGTACCGCATGGTGCAGGAGCTGCTCAACAACGTAATGAAGCACGCCCAGGCCCGGGAGGTATTCGTGGAGGTAAGCCGCGCCGACGGCCAGGTGTACGTGTGTGTGGAAGACGACGGCGTAGGCTTCGAGCCCGAGCACGTAACCCAGAGCCGGCAAGGCCTGGGCCTGGCCAGCATCCGCTCCCGCGTCGAGCTGCTGGGCGGCACCCTATCCATCCGCTCCCGCCCCGGCCACGGCACCGGCATTTCCTTCCAAGCGCCCGTGCCCGCCCCCTCCCCTCCCGGCAATGAACCCCTCGTCATGCCAGCGGCAGCATAA
- a CDS encoding SMI1/KNR4 family protein: MKTFVSWGKNEESAISELEQQLGFSLPADYRSFLIENNGGRVDDDRFFVEGLGQHVMMDVFYGVTHRNRALTLSYWAKDYGDELQEKTVIIGTDPGGGMITYITSGEDKGVYYWDHAHFFEESTEEDGNTYYVADSFADFCAKLTPYVEAAQ, encoded by the coding sequence ATGAAGACCTTTGTATCCTGGGGTAAAAACGAGGAATCGGCTATTTCTGAATTAGAGCAGCAACTTGGCTTTTCGCTGCCTGCCGATTATCGCAGCTTTCTAATCGAAAACAATGGAGGCCGAGTGGATGATGACCGGTTCTTTGTCGAAGGTCTTGGTCAGCATGTGATGATGGATGTATTCTATGGAGTCACGCACCGCAACCGGGCTCTTACCTTATCCTATTGGGCAAAGGATTACGGCGACGAACTGCAAGAGAAAACCGTCATCATTGGTACTGATCCAGGCGGGGGAATGATAACCTACATCACCAGCGGAGAAGACAAAGGTGTTTACTATTGGGACCACGCCCATTTTTTTGAGGAGTCAACCGAAGAGGACGGCAACACCTACTACGTCGCTGATTCCTTCGCCGACTTCTGTGCTAAGCTTACCCCCTATGTAGAGGCCGCCCAGTAG
- a CDS encoding HNH endonuclease — MLALYAEIQVAGLAEPVVTFRCRLEQPLAHTGQPSSEVHYRPIRLTLVGLAAMAGFFTEWAADSHLRRSGWLVIYAGEQVRWRLAFYDAHCTLYRTSFRPGRPEREAAYELELALSAAWWEWNGTDVEHYSALWWEKDPHVRKRASTPPPPLLPAPSLRNLPAEALPRPPQAPPPSPALSALTGAPLVPKPPKTALNPRKKPPHAPTVAKWYRKGGSIEQLGNGNWRYTDWECNSVIYEGHFPDFTSYERQQIDIPNMVGDCDADFRAANKLAPLGRNLEDNTWHHHQNLTTMQEVPRDLHARFTHYGARSIIKKQDVRQTPAKPTRSKINKKKP, encoded by the coding sequence GTGCTTGCGCTATATGCTGAAATCCAAGTAGCCGGCCTGGCCGAGCCGGTTGTCACGTTCCGGTGCCGCCTAGAGCAGCCCCTGGCCCACACCGGCCAGCCTAGCAGCGAGGTGCATTACCGGCCTATCCGCCTCACGCTGGTGGGCCTGGCCGCTATGGCCGGCTTCTTCACCGAGTGGGCCGCCGACAGCCACTTGCGGCGCAGCGGCTGGCTGGTCATCTATGCAGGCGAGCAGGTGCGCTGGCGCCTGGCCTTCTACGATGCGCACTGCACCCTCTACCGCACCAGCTTCCGCCCCGGCCGGCCTGAGCGGGAGGCCGCTTACGAGCTAGAGCTGGCCCTGTCGGCGGCGTGGTGGGAGTGGAACGGCACCGACGTCGAGCACTACTCGGCCCTGTGGTGGGAGAAGGACCCCCACGTGCGCAAGCGGGCCTCGACGCCACCCCCGCCCCTGCTGCCCGCCCCCAGCCTGCGGAACCTGCCAGCGGAGGCGCTGCCACGCCCGCCCCAGGCCCCGCCGCCCTCCCCCGCGCTGAGCGCCCTGACCGGCGCGCCGCTCGTCCCGAAACCACCAAAGACGGCCCTTAACCCCCGGAAGAAACCGCCACATGCTCCCACAGTTGCTAAATGGTATCGTAAAGGCGGTTCAATAGAACAGTTGGGCAACGGCAACTGGAGGTACACCGATTGGGAGTGTAATTCGGTTATCTACGAGGGGCATTTTCCGGATTTTACTTCCTACGAACGACAACAAATAGATATTCCTAATATGGTCGGTGATTGTGACGCCGATTTTAGAGCCGCTAACAAACTAGCTCCCCTTGGTCGGAATCTGGAAGATAATACGTGGCATCACCACCAGAATTTGACTACTATGCAGGAAGTGCCTAGGGACTTACACGCACGATTCACCCACTATGGGGCACGTTCCATCATAAAAAAACAAGACGTTCGCCAGACACCAGCAAAACCAACCCGTTCTAAAATAAATAAGAAGAAGCCATGA
- a CDS encoding asparaginase — MLETSILVIYTGGTAGMAYNKQGELVPMNFEHIRRKMPELHQLHMQVHVVNLGPPIDSSNITVADWLRLAALIRDNYTRYDGFVVLHGTDTMAYSAAALSFLLENLGKTVVFTGAQVPVGRIRTDARRNLVTALEMAAARYPRAGTVRVPEVCVFFNELLIRGNRAKKVESQQYNAFRSENYPPLAKAGIELEFNDKQIRLLPAAPLRAHQRLDDRVTILKLFPGITERQVQAQLGADDLRGCVLETYGSGNAPTAPWFVECLRAARERGVQLLNVSQCEEGRVVQGRYETSSHLTELGVIGGDDITVEAAITKLMFVLGLERDEATTRRLLGQDLRGEITPI; from the coding sequence TTGCTCGAAACTTCTATCCTGGTTATTTACACCGGCGGCACGGCCGGCATGGCGTACAACAAGCAAGGCGAGCTGGTGCCCATGAACTTCGAGCACATTCGGCGGAAGATGCCCGAGCTGCACCAGCTGCACATGCAGGTACACGTGGTGAACCTGGGCCCGCCCATCGACTCCAGCAACATCACCGTGGCCGACTGGCTCCGGCTGGCCGCCCTCATCCGCGACAATTACACCCGCTACGACGGCTTCGTGGTGCTGCACGGCACCGACACCATGGCTTACTCGGCGGCGGCGCTCAGCTTCCTGCTCGAAAACCTGGGCAAAACCGTGGTGTTCACCGGGGCCCAGGTGCCCGTGGGCCGCATCCGCACCGACGCCCGCCGCAACCTCGTAACGGCCCTCGAAATGGCTGCCGCCCGCTACCCCAGGGCCGGCACCGTGCGCGTGCCCGAAGTGTGCGTGTTCTTCAACGAGCTGCTCATCCGCGGCAACCGGGCCAAGAAGGTGGAAAGCCAACAGTACAACGCCTTCCGCTCCGAAAACTACCCGCCCCTGGCCAAGGCCGGCATCGAGCTGGAGTTCAACGACAAGCAAATCCGCCTGCTGCCCGCCGCGCCCCTGCGCGCCCACCAGCGCCTCGACGACCGGGTCACCATCCTCAAGCTGTTTCCCGGCATCACCGAGCGCCAGGTGCAGGCCCAGCTCGGCGCCGACGACCTGCGCGGCTGCGTGCTCGAAACCTACGGCTCGGGCAACGCCCCCACGGCGCCCTGGTTTGTGGAGTGCCTGCGCGCGGCCCGCGAGCGGGGCGTGCAGCTGCTCAACGTCAGCCAGTGCGAGGAGGGCCGCGTGGTGCAGGGCCGCTACGAAACTAGCTCCCATCTCACCGAGCTGGGCGTCATCGGCGGCGACGACATCACGGTGGAAGCGGCCATCACCAAGCTCATGTTTGTGCTGGGCCTGGAGCGCGACGAAGCCACCACCCGCCGCCTGCTCGGCCAGGACCTGCGCGGCGAAATCACCCCGATATAA
- a CDS encoding CheR family methyltransferase: protein MEPFSALDPPNSRVSGALVAPGEDRLPDVAYKFSIVALGGSAGSLEAFERFFQNLTATCGLAFVVVTHLMPAQDGELVQVLQGFTAMPVVEARDGLRLRPNHVYVIPPDRYLSVLHGRLLLLQPTQPPGRRLPIDFFLQTLAKDARERAVCIIFSGLGSDGATGLKLIMENFGMVMVQDPATAAFDAMPRAALATEFVDFVLPPEQMPAKLLEYVERPLLARPPRELAEESDTKPAHALQKIFLLIRSQTGHDFSLYKRNTVFRRIERRMNSHQIKEFGQYVRYLQESPQEVEHLFKELLIGVTKFFRDPEAFESLKNHLRPLVLAKETDATIRVWAPGCSTGEEAYSLAIVLLELLEEADPGRYLKLQLFATDISAEGIDAARTGLYPENIEADVSPERLRRFFYKADGRYQIRKEVRDVVVFALHNINKDAPFTRLDLLCCRNLLIYLSAELQKNLLPVFHYALNPSGLLFLGPSENVTGFQNLFQPLDLKWKISRRTDAAVTVPRLASFPSGLSRHPATTAAPLTPLFMNPASSASRRDGGTFASLIQKLLLNLYTPPAVVINPKGEILYVHGRTGRYLEPAPGLSGMNLFDMVREELNFEISGAVHRAIQGREDVTVDNVRVRHDGGYQLLRLCVRPLHEPEQLAGLLLVAFEDQPTPRKVRLGKAVPSAELSRDAAVEALNEELQYTKQRLQTSVEEMDSSLEELKSTNEELQSANEELQSTNEEAMTNKEEMQSLNEELLTLNMQHLAKTEELSQSVNDMKNLLDATEIAIIFLGNDMTVKRFTPRVDRVIPLVPSDLGRPITHFASNLRYNYLVQDVQQVLERLVSLETTIQTTNGEWYTMRILPYRTLDNYISGAVITFTDVTGLKELENRLQEAAYFATSMQETLIQPVVVFGQHLRIYFSNRAFASALGTTTEALAGVPIELLGSEWNQRDLRRHLESLLDADCTITSFDHLPLEVKLPGRGRCRLLLYGRCVLHEGSPTGRVLLGIESIETLKTPAP from the coding sequence ATGGAGCCTTTTTCTGCCCTCGACCCACCCAATTCCCGCGTTTCTGGTGCCCTGGTGGCGCCCGGCGAAGACCGGCTGCCCGATGTCGCGTACAAGTTTTCCATTGTGGCGCTGGGCGGCTCGGCGGGCTCCCTGGAAGCTTTCGAGCGGTTTTTCCAGAACCTGACTGCCACATGCGGCCTGGCCTTTGTCGTCGTCACCCACCTGATGCCCGCCCAGGACGGCGAGCTGGTGCAGGTGTTGCAGGGCTTCACGGCCATGCCGGTGGTGGAGGCCCGCGACGGGCTGCGCCTGCGCCCCAACCACGTCTACGTCATTCCGCCCGACCGGTACCTGAGCGTGCTGCACGGGCGGCTGCTGCTGCTCCAGCCCACCCAGCCCCCTGGCCGCCGCCTGCCCATCGACTTCTTTCTGCAAACTCTGGCCAAGGACGCCCGCGAGCGGGCCGTGTGCATCATCTTCTCGGGCCTGGGTTCCGACGGCGCCACGGGCCTGAAGCTCATCATGGAGAACTTCGGGATGGTGATGGTGCAGGACCCCGCCACGGCCGCCTTCGACGCCATGCCGCGGGCCGCCCTGGCCACCGAGTTTGTGGACTTTGTACTGCCTCCGGAGCAGATGCCGGCCAAGCTGCTGGAGTACGTGGAGCGCCCCCTGCTGGCCCGCCCCCCGCGCGAGCTGGCCGAGGAGTCGGACACCAAGCCGGCCCACGCCCTCCAGAAAATCTTTCTGCTCATCCGCTCCCAAACCGGGCACGACTTCAGCCTCTACAAGCGCAACACGGTGTTCCGGCGCATCGAGCGGCGCATGAACTCCCACCAAATCAAGGAGTTCGGCCAGTACGTGCGCTACCTCCAGGAAAGCCCCCAGGAGGTGGAGCACCTGTTTAAGGAGCTGCTGATTGGGGTAACCAAGTTTTTTCGCGACCCTGAGGCCTTCGAGAGCCTCAAAAACCACTTGCGGCCCCTGGTGCTGGCCAAGGAAACCGACGCCACTATCCGGGTATGGGCGCCGGGCTGCTCCACCGGCGAGGAGGCCTACTCCCTGGCCATTGTGCTACTGGAGCTGCTGGAGGAGGCCGACCCCGGCCGCTACCTCAAGCTCCAGCTGTTTGCCACCGACATTTCGGCCGAAGGCATCGACGCGGCCCGTACCGGCCTCTACCCCGAAAACATTGAGGCCGACGTGAGCCCGGAGCGGCTGCGGCGCTTCTTCTACAAAGCCGACGGCCGGTACCAGATTCGCAAGGAAGTGCGCGACGTGGTGGTGTTTGCCCTGCACAACATCAACAAGGACGCCCCCTTTACCCGGCTGGACCTGCTCTGCTGCCGCAATCTGCTGATTTATCTCTCGGCTGAGCTACAAAAAAACCTGCTGCCCGTATTTCACTACGCCCTCAACCCCAGTGGCCTGCTGTTTCTGGGGCCCAGCGAAAACGTGACGGGCTTCCAGAACTTGTTTCAGCCCCTGGACCTGAAATGGAAGATTTCGCGCCGTACCGACGCGGCCGTGACGGTGCCGCGGCTGGCCAGTTTCCCGTCGGGCTTGTCGCGCCACCCGGCCACGACGGCCGCGCCCCTTACTCCTCTGTTCATGAATCCAGCTTCTTCCGCTTCCCGTCGCGACGGCGGCACCTTCGCCAGCCTTATCCAGAAGCTGCTGCTGAACCTGTACACTCCGCCGGCGGTGGTTATCAACCCCAAAGGCGAAATCCTGTACGTGCACGGGCGCACGGGCCGCTACCTGGAGCCGGCCCCCGGCCTGAGCGGCATGAACCTGTTTGACATGGTCCGCGAGGAGCTGAACTTTGAAATCAGCGGGGCCGTGCACCGGGCCATCCAGGGCCGCGAAGACGTAACCGTGGACAACGTGCGGGTGCGCCACGATGGTGGCTACCAATTGCTGCGCCTGTGCGTGCGCCCCCTGCACGAGCCCGAGCAACTGGCCGGCCTGCTGCTGGTGGCTTTTGAAGACCAGCCTACCCCGCGCAAGGTACGCCTGGGCAAGGCCGTGCCCAGCGCCGAACTGAGCCGCGACGCCGCAGTAGAGGCCCTCAACGAAGAGCTACAGTACACCAAGCAGCGCCTGCAAACCAGCGTCGAGGAGATGGACAGCTCGCTGGAGGAGCTGAAAAGCACTAACGAGGAGCTGCAATCGGCCAACGAGGAGCTGCAAAGCACCAACGAGGAGGCCATGACCAACAAGGAGGAAATGCAGAGCCTGAACGAGGAGCTGCTAACCCTAAACATGCAGCACCTGGCCAAAACCGAGGAGTTGAGCCAATCGGTCAACGACATGAAGAACTTGCTCGACGCCACCGAAATAGCCATCATCTTCCTCGGCAACGACATGACCGTGAAGCGGTTTACGCCCCGCGTGGACCGCGTTATCCCGCTGGTGCCCTCCGACCTGGGCCGGCCCATCACCCACTTTGCCTCCAATCTGCGCTACAATTACCTGGTGCAGGACGTGCAGCAGGTGCTGGAGCGGCTGGTGAGCCTGGAAACCACCATTCAAACCACCAACGGTGAGTGGTACACTATGCGCATTTTGCCCTACCGCACCCTCGACAACTACATCAGCGGGGCCGTCATCACCTTCACCGACGTAACGGGCTTGAAAGAGTTGGAAAACCGCTTGCAGGAAGCCGCCTACTTTGCCACCAGCATGCAGGAAACCCTGATCCAACCTGTTGTAGTTTTTGGCCAGCACCTGCGCATCTATTTCAGCAACCGCGCCTTTGCCTCCGCCCTTGGCACCACCACCGAGGCCCTGGCCGGCGTGCCGATTGAGCTGCTGGGCTCGGAGTGGAACCAGCGCGACCTGCGTCGCCACCTGGAAAGCCTACTGGACGCCGACTGCACCATTACCAGTTTCGACCACCTGCCTCTGGAAGTGAAGCTACCGGGCCGGGGCCGCTGCCGGCTGCTGCTCTACGGCCGCTGCGTGCTGCACGAGGGCAGCCCCACCGGCCGGGTGCTGCTGGGCATTGAAAGCATAGAAACCCTAAAAACTCCGGCCCCGTAA
- a CDS encoding TatD family hydrolase, with protein MHLTDSHAHVYSEQFKPDQEAMLLRALEAGVRTIYMPNIDHTSIDALLETEARHPQQCQAMMGLHPCSVGKHFERQLYEVEDWLGRRPFAAVGECGIDLYWDQSHLPEQQEALRIQLAMARQHRLPVVLHTRNAFRQTADLVTAAQDGTLRGVFHCFSGTLAEAEEVIRLGFKLGIGGVATFKNGGLDQVLPHVGLEHLLLETDCPYLAPAPHRGKRNEPAYLPLVAHRVAELLGKDVEEVAEATTRTTQELFGQGDGVTGNK; from the coding sequence ATGCACCTGACCGATTCGCACGCCCACGTCTACTCCGAGCAGTTCAAGCCCGACCAGGAAGCCATGCTGCTGCGGGCCCTGGAGGCCGGAGTCCGGACCATTTACATGCCCAACATCGACCACACCAGCATTGATGCCCTGCTGGAAACCGAAGCGCGCCACCCCCAGCAGTGCCAGGCCATGATGGGCCTGCACCCGTGCTCGGTGGGCAAGCACTTCGAGCGGCAGCTTTACGAGGTGGAAGACTGGCTGGGCCGGCGCCCGTTTGCGGCAGTAGGGGAGTGCGGCATCGACCTGTACTGGGACCAAAGCCACCTGCCCGAGCAGCAGGAAGCCCTGCGCATCCAGCTGGCTATGGCCCGGCAGCACCGCCTGCCCGTGGTGCTGCACACCCGCAACGCCTTCCGCCAGACCGCCGACCTGGTAACGGCCGCCCAGGACGGCACCCTGCGCGGGGTGTTCCACTGCTTTTCGGGCACCCTGGCCGAGGCCGAGGAAGTAATTCGCCTGGGCTTCAAGCTGGGCATCGGGGGCGTGGCTACCTTTAAGAACGGCGGCCTCGACCAGGTGCTGCCCCACGTGGGCCTGGAGCACCTGCTGCTCGAAACCGACTGCCCCTACCTAGCCCCCGCGCCCCACCGCGGTAAGCGCAACGAGCCCGCCTACCTCCCCCTGGTGGCCCACCGCGTGGCCGAGCTGCTGGGCAAGGACGTGGAAGAAGTAGCCGAAGCCACCACCCGCACCACCCAGGAGCTGTTTGGACAAGGTGATGGGGTGACAGGTAACAAGTGA